The Candidatus Dormiibacterota bacterium genome has a window encoding:
- a CDS encoding polysaccharide biosynthesis/export family protein — translation MNSGRRIDASKWTLVALCVTLLSAGSPSPRAEDRGKSEPGKGPATPAGDYRIGPEDMLDIAVWKNEALSRKVPVRPDGMISLPLLNDVHAEGMTPMELREVLIKRLAEYIPNPEVSVIVQEVKSPKASVLGEVAHPGRYDLKGRTTVLDVLAAAGGLTEFASRSRIVILREGGGRDRRIRFNYDKAMEDGDANLELRPGDIVLVR, via the coding sequence ATGAACTCCGGTCGCAGGATCGATGCATCGAAGTGGACGCTCGTGGCCCTGTGCGTGACGCTCCTGTCGGCGGGATCCCCGTCTCCCCGGGCGGAGGACCGGGGCAAGAGCGAGCCGGGGAAGGGCCCCGCGACGCCGGCCGGGGACTACCGGATCGGACCGGAGGACATGCTCGACATCGCCGTCTGGAAGAACGAGGCGCTCAGCCGGAAGGTGCCGGTCCGGCCGGACGGCATGATCTCTCTCCCGCTCCTCAACGACGTCCATGCGGAAGGGATGACACCCATGGAGCTCCGCGAGGTCCTGATCAAGCGGCTTGCGGAGTACATCCCCAATCCCGAGGTCTCCGTGATCGTGCAGGAGGTCAAGAGCCCCAAGGCGTCGGTCCTCGGAGAGGTCGCGCACCCCGGACGCTACGATCTCAAGGGGCGCACGACCGTCCTGGACGTTCTGGCGGCGGCGGGCGGCCTGACCGAGTTCGCGTCGCGATCGCGCATCGTGATCCTGCGCGAGGGAGGGGGGCGCGACAGACGCATTCGCTTCAACTACGACAAGGCGATGGAGGATGGCGATGCGAACCTCGAGCTTCGCCCCGGCGACATCGTGCTCGTCCGTTAG